A stretch of the Sphingomonas sp. CL5.1 genome encodes the following:
- a CDS encoding alkaline phosphatase family protein, with the protein MKVRIAAPLALPIALIAAAFAAPALAQQAAPAAPVAEAAGPRAAPKLIVAISVDQFSADLFAQYRNRFTGGFARLLQGVVFPSGYQSHAATETCPGHSTILTGMRPAHTGIIANTWLDQKAGRADKMVYCAEDERVPGSDHNNYTASDLHLRVPTLGEMMKAAHPATRVVSVAGKDRAAIMMGGHKVDELWFWDGKTFASYAGRAVPPTVARARTAVAELIAKPQGPLPLPGWCAAIARPIQVGNQTLGTGRFERAAGDAKAFRASPAIDSAVLGIAYGLAHDMKLGTGAAPDLLIVGLSATDYVGHANGTQGSEMCIQMNELDLSLETFFDALDGLGVDYEVVLTADHGAHDMTERQREHAMPMETRVDPALSPRTVGAAIGRELGIAGPVLIGGEGDVYVSSDVPAAKRAAVIAAAVKRYSAMPQIAAVPTREQIAATPMPKGPPETWTLLERARASYDPERSGDFLLLLKPRVTPIPAPGPGYVETHGSPWDYDRRVPILFWRKGIAGFEQPLSVETVDIVPTLAATVGLEVNGLDGRCLDLDATAASTCPR; encoded by the coding sequence ATGAAAGTGCGGATCGCCGCTCCCCTCGCCCTGCCGATTGCCCTGATCGCTGCCGCCTTCGCCGCCCCGGCGCTCGCGCAGCAGGCCGCGCCCGCCGCTCCGGTCGCCGAGGCGGCGGGGCCGCGCGCCGCGCCGAAGCTGATCGTCGCCATCTCGGTCGATCAATTCTCCGCCGACCTGTTCGCGCAATATCGCAATCGCTTCACCGGCGGCTTCGCGCGGCTGTTGCAGGGCGTCGTCTTCCCCTCCGGCTACCAGAGCCACGCCGCGACCGAGACCTGCCCCGGCCACTCGACGATCCTGACCGGGATGCGCCCGGCGCACACCGGGATCATCGCCAACACCTGGCTGGACCAGAAGGCGGGCCGCGCCGACAAGATGGTCTATTGCGCGGAGGACGAGCGCGTCCCCGGCAGCGACCATAACAACTACACCGCCTCCGACCTGCACCTGAGGGTGCCGACGCTGGGCGAGATGATGAAGGCCGCCCATCCCGCCACGCGCGTCGTGTCGGTCGCGGGCAAGGATCGCGCGGCGATCATGATGGGCGGCCACAAGGTCGACGAATTGTGGTTCTGGGACGGCAAGACCTTCGCCTCCTATGCCGGGCGCGCGGTGCCGCCGACGGTGGCGCGCGCGCGGACGGCGGTGGCGGAGCTGATCGCCAAGCCACAGGGGCCGCTGCCGCTGCCCGGCTGGTGCGCGGCGATCGCGCGGCCGATCCAGGTCGGCAACCAGACGCTTGGCACCGGGCGGTTCGAGCGCGCGGCGGGCGACGCCAAGGCGTTCCGCGCCTCCCCCGCGATCGACAGCGCGGTGCTCGGCATCGCCTATGGCCTCGCCCACGACATGAAGCTCGGGACCGGCGCGGCGCCCGACCTGCTGATCGTCGGCCTTTCCGCGACCGATTATGTCGGCCACGCCAACGGCACGCAGGGCAGCGAGATGTGCATCCAGATGAACGAGCTGGACCTGTCGCTGGAAACCTTCTTCGACGCGCTCGACGGGCTGGGCGTCGATTACGAGGTGGTGCTGACCGCCGACCACGGCGCGCACGACATGACCGAGCGGCAGCGCGAACATGCCATGCCGATGGAGACGCGCGTCGATCCCGCGCTTTCCCCCAGGACGGTGGGCGCGGCGATCGGCAGGGAGCTTGGCATCGCCGGGCCGGTGCTGATCGGCGGCGAGGGCGACGTCTATGTCTCCAGCGACGTGCCCGCCGCGAAGCGCGCTGCGGTGATCGCGGCGGCGGTGAAGCGTTATTCCGCGATGCCGCAGATCGCCGCCGTGCCGACCCGCGAGCAGATCGCCGCGACGCCGATGCCCAAGGGACCGCCGGAAACCTGGACGCTGCTGGAACGCGCGCGCGCCTCCTATGACCCGGAGCGGTCGGGCGATTTCCTGCTGCTGCTCAAGCCGCGCGTCACGCCGATCCCGGCGCCCGGCCCCGGCTATGTCGAGACCCACGGCAGCCCGTGGGATTACGACCGCCGCGTGCCGATCCTGTTCTGGCGCAAGGGCATCGCCGGGTTCGAGCAGCCGCTGTCGGTCGAGACGGTCGATATCGTGCCGACGCTCGCCGCGACGGTGGGGCTGGAGGTGAACGGCCTCGATGGGCGCTGCCTCGATCTCGACGCGACGGCCGCGTCGACCTGCCCGCGCTGA